TGCCGCTCTGCCTGCCGGCGATCGCGGTGACGGCGATCTTCACCTTCATCAATGCCTGGAACGAGTTCGTCGTGGCGCTCACCATGCTTCGCAGCCAGGAAAGCTACACGCTGCCGATCCAGGTTTTCTCGCTGGTGGCCGGCCGCTACACGATCGAATGGCACCATGTCATGGCGGCCACGCTGCTCGCGACCTTGCCGGTGGCGATCCTGTTCATCTGGCTGCAGCGCTACCTCGTCCGGGGCCTCGCGCTCGGAGCGGTCAAATAGCAATCCCAGCAATTCCAGGAAAAGCGTGCAGCGGTTTCCGCCCGGAATTGCGACAAACGAAGAGTCCTTACGGAGTTTTGATGCGTATCTTCACCGCCTCGCTGGCGACGGAAACCAACACCTTCTCGCCGGTGCCGACCGACCGGGCCTCGTTCGAAATGGCCTTCTATGCCGGTCCCGGCAAGCATCCGGAGACGCCGACGCTCTGCTCCTCGCCGATCGTGGCGCTGCGCAAGCGCGCGGCCAAGGAGGGGCTGACCGTCATCGAAGGCACCGCCACCTGGGCGGAGCCGGGTGGCCTGGTGCAGCGGCAGACCTATGAGGCGCTGCGCGACGAAATCCTCGGTCAGCTCAAATCCGCCCTGCCGGTCGATGCGGTGATCCTCGGCCTGCATGGCGCCATGGTCGCGCAAGGCTATGACGACTGCGAAGGCGATCTGCTGGAGCGCGTGCGCGCCATCGTCGGGCCGAAGATGGTGATCGCCTCGGAATTCGATCCGCACAGCCATCTGACGCCGAAGCGCGTCGCGGCTTGCGATGTCATGGCCTATTTCCTCGAATTCCCGCACACCGATTTCTACGAACGCGGCGAGCACGTCGTCGAGCTCGGCCTGGCGGCGGCGCGCGGCGAGATCAAGCCGGTGATCTCCACCTTCGACTGCCGCATGATCCAGGTGCTGCCGACGAGCCGCGAGCCGATGCGCTCCTTCGTCGACAAAATAAAGGCTCTGCACGGCAAGGACGGCGTGCTGTCGGTTTCGGTGGTCCACGGTTTCATGGCCGCCGACGTACCGGAGATGGGCACGCGCATCCTGGTCATCACCGATAACGACAAGGCAAAGGGCGATCGGCTCGCCGAGACGCTGGGGCGCGAGCTCTATGCGCTGCGCGAGAAGACGGCGATGACGATGCTTTCCGCGTCCGCCGGCATCGAGCGGGCGCTGGCCGTGCGCGCGGAGCGCCAGGACAAGCCGGCGGTGATCGCCGACATCTGGGACAATCCGGGCGGCGGCGTGCCGGGCGACGGCACCATCGTGCTGCGCGAGCTGTTGGCGCGCGGCGTCGGCAAGGTCGGCGTCGCGACCATCTGGGACCCGATCGCGGTGACGTTCTGCCAGGCAGCGGGCGAGGGCGCCGTCATCGACCTGCGCTTCGGCGGCAAGGCCGGCTCCCAGGCCGGCGAGCCGATCGACGCGCGCGTCACGGTGCTGAAAGCGGTCAGCGAAGGCTGGCAGAGTTTCGGGCCGAGCCGGGTGACTTTAGGGCCGGCGGCCGTGGTACGCATCGAAGGCACCGAGGTCGACGTCATCCTCAACACCAACCGTACCCAGACCTTCGAGCCGGACATTTTTTCCAACATCGGCATCGATCCGATGTCGAAGGAGATCCTGCTGATCAAGTCGACCAACCATTTCTACGCAGGCTTCGCGCCGATCGCCGCCGAGGTCATCTATGTCGCGGCGCCGAGTTCTTACCCGAGCAATCCGGCGGTGACGGACTATAAGAAGCTGAAGCGACCGATATGGCCGAGGGTGGCTGATCCGTGGAGCGCCTCCCCTTCTCCCCTTGTGGGAGAAGGTGGATCGGCGCGATAGCGCCGAGACGGATGAGGGGTGTTCCAGCGGAGCGAGACGTCGGCATTCCCTGGAGCACCCCTCATCCGTCGCCTTCGGCGACACCTTCTCCCACAAGGGGAGAAGGCGAGGTCGCGCTACACCAATCCCCTCTTCACCATCATCGCCTCCGGTGACGGCATCTTGCCGCGGAAGGCGGTGTAGAGCTCTTCCGGATCCTTGGAGCCGCCGGCAGCGTAGATGTTCTTCTTCAGCCGTTCGGCCAGCTCCGGATTGAAGGGATCGCCTGTTTCCTCGAAAGCCGAGAAGGCGTCGGCATCGAGCACCTCCGACCACATGTAGGAATAGTAGCCGGCTGAGTATCCGTCGCCGGCGAAGACATGGCCGAAATGCGGAGTGCGGTGGCGCATCGCGATGGTGTCGGGCATATGCAGCTTCTCGAGCGTTTCGGCTTCGAAACGAAGCGGCTCGCCCGGCGCGTCCGGCCGCGCGTGGTAGGCCATGTCGATCAGCGCCGAAGCGGTGAACTCGACGGTGGCGAAGCCGGCGCCGAAGGTGCGGGCGGCGAGCATCTTGTCGAGCAGGTCCTTCGGCATCGGCTTGCCGGTCTTGACGTGCAGCGCGTGCTTTTCCAGCACCGCCGGCACCGTCAGCCAGTGCTCATAGAGCTGCGAAGGCAATTCGACGAAGTCGCGGCTGACGGATGTGCCCGAGACCGACGGCCAGGTGACGTCGGTCAGCATGCCATGCAGCGCATGGCCGAATTCGTGGAACAGCGTCTTGGCCTCATCGACCGACAGGAGTGCGGCCTCGCCGGTCGGCGGCTTGGCGAAATTCATGATGTTGTAGATGACGGGCTTGGCGCCCGACCCAAGCTTGTAGCCGGACTTCAGCGCGCTCATCCAGGCGCCGGAGCGTTTTGACGGCCGTGCGAAATAGTCGGCGAGGAAGAGGCCGCGCTCGCTGCCGTCGGCATTCTTGACCACGAAAACGCGTGCATCGGGATGCCAGGCGGCGATGCCCTTCTTTTCCTCGAAGCTGATGCCGAACAGCTTTGTGGCGACGTCGAAGCAGGCGTCGATGACACGATCGAGCTGCAGGTACGGCTTCAGCTCCGCCTCGTCGAAGGCAAATTTCTCGGCGCGCAGTTTTTCCTGGTAGAAGCGCCAATCCCAGGCGGCGAATTTCTCGTTGCTGCCGGCTTCGGCCGCCAGGCGCTCCAGCTCCTTGCGGTCGCTTGCTGCCTTTTCCAGCGCCTTTTCCCAAACGGGATCGAGCAGATCGTGCACGGCCTTCGGAGTCTTCGCCATGGTGTCGTCGAGCTTCAGCGCGGCGTAGGATTCATAGCCAAGCAGCTTCGCCTTCTCGGCGCGCAGCTTCAGCATGTCGCGCACCACATCCGAGTTGTCGCTGGCGCCGCCGTTCTGGCCGCGCATGATGAAGGCGCGGTAGGCTGCCTCGCGCAGGTCGCGACGCTCGGAGAAGGTCGAGAACGGCTCGTAGATCGAGCGCGACAGCGTCACCGCATAGCGGCCCTTCTGCCCACGCATCTCGGCCGCCTCGGCCATGGCGCTCTTCAGGAAATCAGGCAGGCCGGCAAGGTCGGACTCATCGAGGAACAGCGCCCAGTCACGCTCGTCGGCAAGCACGTTCTGGCCGAATTTGGTGCCGAGCGAGGAAAGCTCCTCATTGATGGCGGCGAGCCGCTGCTTGCCATCGGCGTCGAGCTTGGCGCCCGACCGGACAAAGCCTTTCCAGGTCTTTTCCAGCACGCGCAGCGTCTCGGGGTCGAGCCCCAGACTATCGCGGCGCTGGTAGAGGTCGTCGATGCGGGCGAACAATTTTTCGTTCATCGAGATCGCCGAGAAATGCCGCGACATCTTTGGCGAGATGTCGCGCTCCATCGCCTGG
The window above is part of the Mesorhizobium sp. WSM4904 genome. Proteins encoded here:
- a CDS encoding M81 family metallopeptidase; protein product: MRIFTASLATETNTFSPVPTDRASFEMAFYAGPGKHPETPTLCSSPIVALRKRAAKEGLTVIEGTATWAEPGGLVQRQTYEALRDEILGQLKSALPVDAVILGLHGAMVAQGYDDCEGDLLERVRAIVGPKMVIASEFDPHSHLTPKRVAACDVMAYFLEFPHTDFYERGEHVVELGLAAARGEIKPVISTFDCRMIQVLPTSREPMRSFVDKIKALHGKDGVLSVSVVHGFMAADVPEMGTRILVITDNDKAKGDRLAETLGRELYALREKTAMTMLSASAGIERALAVRAERQDKPAVIADIWDNPGGGVPGDGTIVLRELLARGVGKVGVATIWDPIAVTFCQAAGEGAVIDLRFGGKAGSQAGEPIDARVTVLKAVSEGWQSFGPSRVTLGPAAVVRIEGTEVDVILNTNRTQTFEPDIFSNIGIDPMSKEILLIKSTNHFYAGFAPIAAEVIYVAAPSSYPSNPAVTDYKKLKRPIWPRVADPWSASPSPLVGEGGSAR
- a CDS encoding M3 family metallopeptidase — protein: MSSAKTVDLAAHPLTFWQGPLGLPDFSRIGDNDFGPVFGAALQAHQAQIDAIAGNSETPTVENTLAALELAGEPLDHVSSIFWCRAGAHTNDTIQAMERDISPKMSRHFSAISMNEKLFARIDDLYQRRDSLGLDPETLRVLEKTWKGFVRSGAKLDADGKQRLAAINEELSSLGTKFGQNVLADERDWALFLDESDLAGLPDFLKSAMAEAAEMRGQKGRYAVTLSRSIYEPFSTFSERRDLREAAYRAFIMRGQNGGASDNSDVVRDMLKLRAEKAKLLGYESYAALKLDDTMAKTPKAVHDLLDPVWEKALEKAASDRKELERLAAEAGSNEKFAAWDWRFYQEKLRAEKFAFDEAELKPYLQLDRVIDACFDVATKLFGISFEEKKGIAAWHPDARVFVVKNADGSERGLFLADYFARPSKRSGAWMSALKSGYKLGSGAKPVIYNIMNFAKPPTGEAALLSVDEAKTLFHEFGHALHGMLTDVTWPSVSGTSVSRDFVELPSQLYEHWLTVPAVLEKHALHVKTGKPMPKDLLDKMLAARTFGAGFATVEFTASALIDMAYHARPDAPGEPLRFEAETLEKLHMPDTIAMRHRTPHFGHVFAGDGYSAGYYSYMWSEVLDADAFSAFEETGDPFNPELAERLKKNIYAAGGSKDPEELYTAFRGKMPSPEAMMVKRGLV